One Phyllostomus discolor isolate MPI-MPIP mPhyDis1 chromosome 10, mPhyDis1.pri.v3, whole genome shotgun sequence genomic window carries:
- the LOC114507395 gene encoding olfactory receptor-like protein OLF3 — MNQENETQTWVREFILLGLARDRKAQVSLFVLFLTMYLVTIVGNVLILLLIRLDSRLHTPMYFFLTILSFVDLCYANSIVPQMLAHFFSARKSIPFPSCVLQLHVSLAMGGSEFFLLGAMAYDRYVAVCHPLHYTVIMHGGLCLGLAAGSLVAGFTNSLMEAIITFRLPLCHNIINHFACETLAVLRLACVDISFNMVMVAISGFLVIMLPCSLVLVSYGHIVAAILRIRSAQGRSKAFGTCASHLTVVCMCFGATIFTYLRPRSASAVEEEKTVALFYAVVAPMLNPLIYSLRNKDVMAAFQKLLREIQR; from the coding sequence ATGAACCAGGAAAATGAAACCCAGACGTGGGTGAGAGAGTTCATTCTGCTGGGGCTGGCCAGGGACCGGAAAGCTCAGGTCTCgctctttgtcttgttcctgaccatGTACTTGGTGACCATTGTGGGAAATGTCCTCATTCTTCTCCTGATCAGACTGGACAGCAGACttcacacccccatgtacttcttcctcaccATTTTGTCCTTTGTGGACCTTTGTTATGCAAACAGTATTGTCCCACAGATGCTCGCCCACTTCTTCTCAGCCCGGAAGTCCATCCCGTTCCCCAGCTGTGTGCTCCAGCTCCACGTGTCCCTGGCGATGGGCGGCTCTGAGTTCTTcctgctgggagccatggcctatgaccgctatgtggcgGTGTGCCACCCGCTGCACTACACGGTCATCATGCATGGGGGGCTGTGCCTGGGGCTGGCTGCCGGCAGCCTGGTGGCTGGTTTCACGAATTCCCTGATGGAAGCGATCATCACTTTTCGGCTTCCCCTGTGTCAcaatatcattaatcattttGCCTGTGAGACCCTGGCCGTGTTGAGGCTAGCCTGTGTGGACATCTCATTCAACATGGTCATGGTGGCCATCTCAGGGTTTCTGGTGATCATGCTTCCTTGTTCCCTGGTCCTAGTCTCCTATGGCCATATAGTTGCTGCCATTCTGCGCATCCGCTCTGCTCAGGGACGTAGCAAAGCCTTTGGGACCTGTGCCTCCCACCTCACTGTGGTTTGCATGTGCTTTGGGGCCACCATCTTCACCTACCTGAGGCCACGCTCGGCCTCGGCAGTGGAAGAGGAGAAGACGGTCGCACTGTTCTATGCTGTAGTGGCCCCTATGCTGAACCCCTTGATCTACAGCTTGAGAAATAAGGACGTTATGGCTGCTTTCCAGAAACTCTTAAGAGAAATTCAGAGATAA